A single window of Agromyces sp. Leaf222 DNA harbors:
- a CDS encoding RNA helicase, with product MTQSLLERAPRPYDADAMYVAFVDWAEDRGLSLYPAQDEAVIEIVSGANVILSTPTGTGKSLVAVAAHAASVASGGRSYYTAPIKALVSEKFFQLADIFGAANVGMVTGDSSVNPDAPIICCTAEILANLALRHGADADVDQVVMDEFHYYGDPDRGWAWQVPLLLLPRAQFVLMSATLGDVTAIAEDLERRTGRTTARVTGVERPVPLHYSYAKTPVQETVEELLETRQAPVYIVHFSQAAAMERAQALSSIRVVTREQRDEIAEAIGGFRFTTAFGKTLSRLVRAGIGVHHAGMLPRYRRLVETLAQRGLLRVICGTDTLGVGINVPIRSVLITALAKFDGQKMRQLSAREFHQIAGRAGRAGYDTAGTVVVLAPEHEIENEVSVRKAGDDAKKLKRIVRKKAPAGQITWGEGSFDRLVAAEPEPLTPQLKLTAAMLINVIGRGGDVVGGIRSLVFDNHEPRPRRFELARRALDILRTLADAGVVELTPDAAAGGLGVKVALTVDLQPNFALNQPLSPFALAAIDLLDPEAAPGTGIGTGHYALDVVSIIESTLDDPRPILSQQQFKARGEAVAAMKQEGIEYDQRMELLEEVTWPKPLDELLAQAFETFASSQPWVRDFELSPKSVVRDMFERSMSFGEYVSFYQLARSEGLVLRYLSDAFRAVRQTVPNDAKTEELLDLIEWLGELVRQVDSSLVDEWNEMVDPSAHLPEDEAAVVPPAPPSVVTNRRAFTVLVRNELFRRVQLAALERDDELSELDPDAGWPDALDRYYAEHDDLGTGAAARSSQLVVIDETDAAAGVWRVEQILDDPAGDHDWRIRAEVDLEASAEEGTAIVHVTEVVRL from the coding sequence ATGACCCAGTCCCTGCTCGAGCGCGCGCCGCGACCGTACGACGCCGACGCCATGTACGTCGCGTTCGTCGACTGGGCCGAAGACCGGGGACTCTCGCTCTACCCCGCGCAGGACGAGGCCGTCATCGAGATCGTGTCGGGGGCGAACGTGATCCTCTCGACGCCCACCGGAACGGGCAAGTCCCTCGTCGCCGTGGCCGCGCACGCGGCATCCGTCGCCTCCGGGGGCCGCAGCTACTACACCGCGCCCATCAAGGCGCTCGTGAGCGAGAAGTTCTTCCAGCTCGCCGACATCTTCGGGGCCGCCAACGTCGGCATGGTCACGGGCGACAGCTCGGTGAACCCCGACGCGCCGATCATCTGCTGCACCGCCGAGATCCTCGCGAACCTCGCGCTCCGCCACGGGGCCGACGCCGACGTCGACCAGGTCGTCATGGACGAGTTCCACTACTACGGCGACCCCGACCGCGGGTGGGCGTGGCAGGTTCCGCTGCTGTTGCTGCCGCGCGCCCAGTTCGTGCTGATGTCGGCCACGCTCGGCGACGTCACGGCCATCGCCGAGGACCTCGAGCGGCGAACCGGTCGCACGACCGCGCGCGTCACCGGCGTCGAGCGCCCCGTGCCGCTGCACTACTCGTACGCCAAGACGCCCGTGCAGGAGACCGTCGAAGAACTGCTCGAGACCCGGCAGGCGCCCGTCTACATCGTGCACTTCTCGCAGGCCGCGGCCATGGAGCGGGCGCAGGCGCTCTCGTCGATCCGGGTCGTCACCCGCGAGCAGCGCGATGAGATCGCCGAGGCCATCGGCGGGTTCCGGTTCACGACCGCGTTCGGCAAGACGCTCTCGCGCCTCGTGCGCGCGGGCATCGGCGTGCACCACGCCGGCATGCTGCCGCGCTACCGCCGCCTCGTCGAGACGCTCGCCCAGCGCGGCCTGCTGCGTGTGATCTGCGGCACCGACACGCTCGGCGTCGGCATCAACGTGCCGATCCGCTCGGTGCTCATCACCGCGCTCGCGAAGTTCGACGGCCAGAAGATGCGCCAGCTCAGCGCCCGCGAGTTCCACCAGATCGCCGGCCGCGCCGGTCGGGCCGGCTACGACACCGCCGGCACCGTCGTCGTGCTCGCGCCCGAGCACGAGATCGAGAACGAGGTCTCGGTTCGCAAGGCCGGCGACGACGCCAAGAAGCTCAAGCGCATCGTGCGCAAGAAGGCTCCGGCCGGGCAGATCACCTGGGGCGAGGGGTCCTTCGACCGGCTCGTCGCCGCCGAGCCCGAACCGTTGACCCCGCAGCTGAAGCTCACCGCGGCGATGCTCATCAACGTGATCGGCCGTGGCGGCGACGTCGTCGGCGGCATCCGCTCGCTCGTCTTCGACAACCACGAGCCGCGCCCGCGCCGCTTCGAGCTCGCACGCCGCGCCCTCGACATCCTGCGCACCCTGGCCGACGCCGGCGTCGTCGAGCTGACGCCGGATGCCGCGGCCGGAGGTCTTGGCGTGAAGGTGGCGCTCACCGTCGACCTGCAGCCGAACTTCGCGCTCAACCAGCCGCTCTCGCCGTTCGCGCTCGCCGCGATCGACCTGCTCGACCCCGAGGCTGCGCCCGGAACCGGCATCGGCACCGGGCACTACGCGCTCGACGTCGTCAGCATCATCGAGTCGACGCTCGACGACCCGCGCCCGATCCTCTCGCAGCAGCAGTTCAAGGCGCGCGGCGAGGCCGTCGCCGCGATGAAGCAGGAGGGCATCGAGTACGACCAGCGCATGGAGCTGCTCGAGGAGGTCACCTGGCCGAAGCCGCTCGACGAGCTGCTCGCCCAGGCCTTCGAGACCTTCGCGTCGAGCCAGCCGTGGGTGCGCGACTTCGAGCTCTCGCCGAAGTCGGTCGTGCGCGACATGTTCGAGCGCAGCATGTCGTTCGGCGAGTACGTCTCGTTCTACCAGCTCGCCCGCAGCGAGGGCCTGGTGCTGCGCTACCTCTCCGACGCGTTCCGCGCGGTGCGGCAGACCGTGCCGAACGACGCGAAGACCGAGGAGCTGCTCGACCTCATCGAGTGGCTCGGCGAGCTCGTGCGGCAGGTCGACTCGAGCCTCGTCGACGAGTGGAACGAGATGGTCGACCCCAGCGCGCACCTGCCTGAAGACGAGGCGGCGGTCGTGCCGCCCGCACCGCCATCGGTCGTGACGAACCGACGGGCGTTCACGGTGCTCGTGCGCAACGAGCTGTTCCGTCGCGTGCAGCTGGCCGCCCTCGAGCGCGACGACGAGCTCTCCGAACTCGACCCCGACGCCGGCTGGCCCGACGCCCTCGACCGGTACTACGCCGAACACGACGACCTCGGCACGGGTGCCGCGGCCCGCTCTTCGCAGCTCGTGGTCATCGACGAGACGGATGCCGCGGCCGGCGTCTGGCGTGTCGAGCAGATCCTCGACGACCCGGCCGGCGACCACGACTGGCGCATCCGCGCCGAGGTCGACCTCGAGGCCTCCGCCGAGGAGGGCACGGCCATCGTGCACGTGACGGAGGTCGTGCGGCTGTAG
- a CDS encoding sugar O-acetyltransferase produces MDADRFMQIHDAELLAQGERVLGAEFAAMSRRVLEVTELTSRLNVLPFDDEAGRTRLLEQILGRPLPPRVTISPPFFTDHGLRLELGERVFINQNCTFLDYAGIRLGAGVMIGPNATLITMGHPVDPGERRRYLSGAPIDVAENVWIGAGATILPGVSIGRDSVVAAGTVVADDVPESSLVAGPKGTVLRRW; encoded by the coding sequence ATGGACGCCGACCGTTTCATGCAGATCCACGACGCCGAGCTGCTCGCCCAGGGCGAGCGCGTGCTCGGCGCCGAGTTCGCCGCGATGAGCCGGCGGGTGCTCGAGGTCACGGAGCTGACGTCGCGCCTGAACGTCCTGCCGTTCGACGACGAGGCGGGCCGGACGCGGCTGCTCGAGCAGATCCTCGGGCGCCCGCTCCCGCCGCGGGTCACGATCTCCCCGCCGTTCTTCACGGACCACGGCCTGCGACTCGAACTCGGCGAGCGCGTGTTCATCAACCAGAACTGCACGTTCCTGGACTACGCCGGCATCCGCCTGGGCGCGGGGGTGATGATCGGCCCGAACGCCACGCTGATCACGATGGGCCACCCGGTCGATCCCGGCGAGCGCCGCCGGTATCTCAGCGGAGCACCCATCGACGTCGCCGAGAACGTGTGGATCGGCGCTGGTGCGACGATCCTGCCCGGCGTGAGCATCGGCCGCGACTCCGTCGTGGCGGCAGGCACGGTGGTGGCCGACGACGTTCCGGAATCGAGCCTCGTCGCGGGGCCGAAGGGAACCGTGCTCCGCCGCTGGTAG
- a CDS encoding sugar MFS transporter codes for MSNEVRAARWSLLVQFALFGLIMSSWLSRMPSIREALDVNAAQLGGLMVVGGLGSLAGALTIGVIVARFGSRTALLGGTIGNVLGFGAIAFATASGDVRFFIAGAFVNGFCGALVNVPINTNAAEVERRIDKAILPHFHACFSIGAALGALVGAAFATMQVSITAQILVVLAAVTLTRLALLRPATALTLHVPIMTETGSVSVAATRRRHRGAVAQALGAWREPRTLLLGVVLLAASLAEGSATNWLSLAVVDGFATVEAAGALAYGTFVGAMTVFRFLGSPLIDRFGRVAVLRVSGIAIFTGVLVFVFSPSLATAWIGVLLWGCGAALGNPIAISAASDDPAHAGPRVAVVTSFSTVSALAAPPLLGLLASEVGARNAMLVVAAVAVVSFSVAAQARRQPVPALVD; via the coding sequence ATGTCGAACGAAGTCCGGGCCGCCCGCTGGTCGCTGCTGGTGCAGTTCGCGCTGTTCGGCCTCATCATGTCGTCGTGGCTCAGCCGCATGCCCTCGATCCGCGAGGCGCTCGACGTGAACGCCGCCCAGCTCGGCGGACTGATGGTCGTCGGCGGCCTCGGATCGCTCGCCGGTGCGCTGACCATCGGCGTCATCGTCGCCCGCTTCGGCAGCCGAACGGCGCTGCTCGGCGGCACGATCGGCAACGTGCTCGGGTTCGGTGCGATCGCCTTCGCCACCGCGAGCGGCGACGTGCGCTTCTTCATCGCCGGCGCATTCGTCAACGGATTCTGCGGCGCACTCGTGAACGTGCCGATCAACACGAACGCGGCCGAGGTCGAACGTCGCATCGACAAGGCGATCCTGCCCCACTTCCACGCCTGCTTCTCGATCGGCGCCGCGCTCGGCGCGCTCGTCGGCGCGGCGTTCGCGACCATGCAGGTGTCGATCACCGCGCAGATCCTCGTCGTGCTCGCGGCCGTGACGCTCACCCGGCTCGCCCTGCTGCGCCCGGCGACCGCGCTCACCCTGCACGTGCCGATCATGACCGAGACCGGTTCGGTCTCGGTGGCGGCGACGAGGCGACGGCACCGCGGCGCGGTCGCGCAGGCGCTCGGCGCCTGGCGGGAGCCCCGCACGCTGCTGCTCGGCGTCGTGCTGCTCGCCGCCTCCCTCGCCGAGGGCTCGGCGACGAACTGGCTGTCGCTGGCCGTCGTCGACGGCTTCGCGACCGTCGAGGCCGCCGGCGCGCTCGCGTACGGCACCTTCGTCGGCGCGATGACGGTGTTCCGGTTCCTCGGCTCGCCGCTCATCGACCGCTTCGGCCGGGTCGCCGTGCTGCGCGTCTCGGGCATCGCGATCTTCACGGGCGTGCTGGTCTTCGTCTTCTCGCCGAGCCTCGCCACCGCGTGGATCGGCGTGCTGCTCTGGGGGTGCGGCGCGGCGCTCGGCAATCCGATCGCGATCTCCGCGGCATCCGACGACCCCGCGCACGCGGGCCCGCGAGTGGCCGTGGTCACCTCGTTCTCGACCGTCTCGGCGCTCGCGGCTCCCCCGCTGCTCGGCCTGCTCGCGAGCGAGGTCGGTGCCCGCAACGCGATGCTCGTGGTCGCCGCCGTCGCGGTCGTCAGCTTCTCGGTCGCAGCCCAGGCCAGGCGTCAGCCGGTGCCGGCACTCGTCGACTGA
- a CDS encoding gluconokinase, which translates to MTHHVPLIVVMGVSAVGKSTIGTQIADRLGAPFRDADDLHPEANVEKMRAGVPLTDDDRWPWLDIVGLELASADASGLVVACSALRRGYRDRLRAQAPTTCFVHLHADDAVLTARAAGRTGHFMPPSLLASQLATLEALADDERGLVVDVDAPVEDIVDRAVAGLRDLGVTRA; encoded by the coding sequence ATGACCCATCACGTGCCGCTCATCGTCGTCATGGGTGTCTCCGCCGTCGGCAAGTCGACGATCGGCACGCAGATCGCCGATCGCCTCGGTGCCCCGTTCCGCGACGCCGACGACCTGCACCCCGAGGCGAACGTCGAGAAGATGCGTGCCGGCGTGCCGCTCACCGATGACGACCGGTGGCCCTGGCTGGACATCGTCGGACTCGAGTTGGCGTCGGCCGACGCATCCGGCCTCGTGGTCGCATGCTCGGCGTTGCGCCGCGGCTACCGCGACCGGTTGCGAGCCCAGGCCCCCACGACGTGCTTCGTGCACCTGCACGCCGACGACGCCGTGCTCACCGCCCGCGCCGCGGGTCGCACGGGGCACTTCATGCCGCCGAGCCTGCTCGCCTCGCAACTCGCGACGCTCGAAGCCCTCGCCGACGACGAACGCGGACTCGTGGTCGACGTCGACGCCCCCGTCGAGGACATCGTCGACCGGGCGGTCGCGGGGCTGCGCGACCTCGGCGTCACGCGCGCGTAG
- a CDS encoding TetR/AcrR family transcriptional regulator: MAWDTERTKRLLLDAATAEFSEHGLAGGRIDRIASAAGVNKERIYQYFGKKDDLFAAVLGARLRDSMDAVAMDGEGPEAAADYAGRLFDHHLVDGVIPRLVFWEGLERAELAAADEARAQYHRTKVDRFAQMLPGVDHTTAAELLLTVVSLVNAWPVLSHLDALIVTGHDSGGPARVAARRRTLVRTVEVLARDAQLTAASARD; this comes from the coding sequence ATGGCCTGGGACACGGAGCGCACGAAGCGGCTGCTGCTCGACGCGGCGACCGCGGAGTTCAGCGAGCACGGGCTCGCCGGCGGTCGCATCGACCGCATCGCCTCCGCCGCAGGGGTGAACAAGGAGCGCATCTACCAGTACTTCGGCAAGAAGGACGACCTGTTCGCCGCCGTGCTCGGGGCACGGTTGCGCGACTCGATGGACGCCGTGGCCATGGACGGCGAGGGCCCGGAGGCCGCCGCCGACTACGCCGGCCGGCTGTTCGACCACCACCTCGTCGACGGGGTCATCCCGCGCCTCGTGTTCTGGGAGGGCCTCGAGCGCGCCGAGCTCGCCGCGGCCGACGAGGCGCGCGCGCAGTACCACCGCACCAAGGTCGACCGGTTCGCCCAGATGCTCCCCGGCGTCGACCACACGACCGCGGCCGAGCTGCTGCTCACCGTCGTCTCGCTCGTGAACGCCTGGCCCGTGCTCTCGCACCTCGACGCGCTCATCGTGACCGGCCATGACAGTGGCGGCCCTGCGCGCGTCGCCGCGCGTCGCCGCACGCTCGTGCGCACGGTCGAGGTGCTCGCACGCGACGCCCAGCTCACCGCGGCGTCGGCCCGCGACTGA
- a CDS encoding AEC family transporter: MIGIFTGFAVIALAVFVGWLAGRLGVLGPSARPVLAQLNFNVLAPFLLFSVLATADVGALFSVLLPVSAIVAVAVMAAFAVVSLLVWRRGAARTVIGSLSSGYVNGNNFGIPIAVYMLGDAAYSAPVVLLQLLVFVPIALAVLGAKVEGRTSVPMILRSTFGNPIIIGSLLGVLVAVSGIELPPIVLDPIELIGHAAVPLMLIAYGLSLHGQRLLEPGTGRRDVLLASALKLVAMPVAAWALGRFVFGLEGIDLYAVTVLAALPTAQNVFVFAQRYETAEIVARDTVFITTIGAVPVLLAVALLLG; the protein is encoded by the coding sequence GTGATCGGCATCTTCACCGGGTTCGCGGTGATCGCCCTCGCGGTGTTCGTCGGATGGCTCGCCGGCCGCCTCGGCGTGCTCGGCCCGAGCGCCCGCCCGGTGCTCGCGCAGCTGAACTTCAACGTGCTCGCGCCGTTCCTGCTGTTCTCGGTGCTCGCGACGGCCGATGTCGGCGCGCTGTTCTCGGTGCTGCTGCCGGTCTCGGCGATCGTCGCCGTGGCGGTCATGGCCGCGTTCGCGGTCGTGTCGCTGCTCGTCTGGCGTCGTGGCGCCGCACGCACCGTGATCGGGTCGCTCTCGTCGGGCTACGTCAACGGCAACAACTTCGGCATCCCGATCGCGGTCTACATGCTGGGGGATGCCGCGTACTCGGCGCCCGTGGTGCTGCTGCAGCTGCTCGTGTTCGTGCCGATCGCGCTCGCCGTGCTCGGCGCGAAGGTCGAGGGGCGCACCTCGGTGCCCATGATCCTGCGCTCGACGTTCGGCAACCCGATCATCATCGGCTCGCTGCTCGGCGTGCTCGTCGCGGTCTCCGGCATCGAGCTGCCCCCGATCGTGCTCGACCCGATCGAGCTCATCGGCCATGCCGCGGTGCCGCTCATGCTCATCGCCTACGGCCTCTCGCTGCACGGGCAGCGCCTGCTGGAGCCGGGCACCGGCCGCCGCGACGTCCTGCTCGCCTCGGCGCTGAAGCTCGTCGCGATGCCGGTCGCCGCGTGGGCGCTCGGCCGATTCGTGTTCGGGCTCGAGGGCATCGACCTCTACGCCGTGACGGTGCTCGCCGCCCTGCCGACGGCGCAGAACGTGTTCGTCTTCGCCCAGCGCTACGAGACCGCCGAGATCGTCGCCCGCGACACCGTGTTCATCACCACGATCGGCGCGGTGCCGGTGCTGCTCGCGGTGGCGCTGCTGCTCGGCTGA